The Halomonas sp. THAF5a genome segment CTCCCTGGTGGGGTGTCGTGCTCCCTGCGGGTTGTCACTCGAGCCTGAGGCCCGCTTGGCCGCTTACTGCCGGTAGGCGGCTTCCTTGAGGGCGCGGATACGATCGTCCAGCGGCGGGTGGCTGGCGAACAGCCGCTCCATCAGCGAGCGGGTCTGGCCCTTGGTGATGGCCATGGCGCGCAGGGTGTCGGGCATCTGGTCGGGCATCTCGGTCTCGGCCTTGAGCCGTGCCAGGGCGTTGATCATGGCGCCGCTGCCGGCCAGCTGAGCGCCGGCGCTGTCGGCCCGGTACTCCCGGAAGCGCGAGAACCAGGCGACGATGGCCGAGGCGATCAGGCCGAAGACGACCTCGGCGACCATCACCACCGCGAAGTAGCCCATGAAGCCGAGACCACCCTCGCCGTCGCTGCGGCTCTTGAGGAAGCCGTCGATCAGGTGGGCGACCACCCGCGCGAAGAACATCACGAAGGTGTTGAGCACCCCCTGCACCAGCGCCAGGGTCACCATGTCGCCATTGGCCACGTGGCCGATCTCGTGGGCCAGCACCGCGCGCACCTCCTCGGGGCGCATGCGGTTGAGCAGGCCGGCGGAGACCGCCACCAGGGCGTCGTCCTTGTTCCAGCCGGTGGCGAAGGCGTTGGACTGCTGGGCCGGGAAGATGCCGACCTCGGGCATCTTGATGCCGGCGTCCCGGGCGAGCTCGCCCACCGTGTCGATGAGCCACTGCTCGGTGCTGTTGGAGGGCTGCTCGATGATCACCGTGCCGGTGCTGCGCTTGGCCATCCACTTGGAGATGAACAGCGAGACCAGCGAGCCGGCCATGCCGAAGATGAAGCAGAAGATCAGCAGGGCATTGAAGTTCATGCCCTGGGCGGTCAGGTAGCTCTCCACGCCCAGCAGGCGCAGGGTGATGCTGGCCACCAGGATCACCGCCAGGTTGGTGCCCAGGAACAGCAGGATTCTCATCATTGCCGGAATTCTCCAGTCGTCGG includes the following:
- the htpX gene encoding protease HtpX, with the protein product MMRILLFLGTNLAVILVASITLRLLGVESYLTAQGMNFNALLIFCFIFGMAGSLVSLFISKWMAKRSTGTVIIEQPSNSTEQWLIDTVGELARDAGIKMPEVGIFPAQQSNAFATGWNKDDALVAVSAGLLNRMRPEEVRAVLAHEIGHVANGDMVTLALVQGVLNTFVMFFARVVAHLIDGFLKSRSDGEGGLGFMGYFAVVMVAEVVFGLIASAIVAWFSRFREYRADSAGAQLAGSGAMINALARLKAETEMPDQMPDTLRAMAITKGQTRSLMERLFASHPPLDDRIRALKEAAYRQ